In Podospora pseudopauciseta strain CBS 411.78 chromosome 3, whole genome shotgun sequence, one genomic interval encodes:
- a CDS encoding hypothetical protein (EggNog:ENOG503P5NK): MDGRFEQNVTSGILSLTAGDDDFTRHRPDPINVQAAQAHASRSGSQRPVAVHNPPEAAERADRGNNNEMSQTSAAEGFGRVGGPGERPGSIAASSVYSDDLARGEGQPWGPTGDDADPFTGSYTNEEGERFPSEIQPLRVGLAGQPASGLKRFSALQNYSYPATSARHQSILRDYSAWAAERGPGHDDEGWSNWDYEEARANDIRIYGEEDSSEGPSGEQSDSYESIYACSSPDPGEVSPSGEPQALPQPTRAHQHHQESADSSRLLPPRADLQGRDDSPLDQYMPVEAQAGPSAPRRTGTKNLFGDGGWLADTSSSAQQTPAQKKLEKITGPRRSPTKPKSRFLGGFMKKARGIVESPSRTFGPPLRRSPASMPQPPRSGEEPPTPPPHIPRQSQLVISLNPREQSLIYCELDFAIADALNDYIMSQFNLGRVDHATIKKTADEWAKKGLPKVKGFRYDVDTQLSILRAHIEQFKFYGQAATTVPSMLGIIDTMRTTAREMRLRTYCVPDVVISKWL, translated from the exons ATGGACGGCCGCTTCGAACAGAACGTCACCAGCGGCATCCTTTCCCTTACCGCTGGTGACGATGACTTCACCCGTCACCGTCCCGACCCCATCAACGTCCAAGCCGCCCAGGCCCACGCTTCTCGTTCGGGTTCTCAACGCCCAGTCGCGGTTCACAACCCGCCTGAGGCTGCGGAGAGAGCTGATAGAG gcaacaacaacgagaTGTCCCAGACATCCGCAGCGGAGGGCTTCGGCCGAGTCGGTGGCCCTGGGGAGCGCCCGGGCAGCATAGCTGCCTCGTCTGTTTACTCAGACGACCTCGCTCGCGGGGAGGGTCAACCTTGGGGACCCACTGGTGATGACGCAGATCCCTTCACTGGGTCATACACCaacgaggagggggagcgatTCCCCTCCGAAATTCAACCGCTCCGGGTTGGTCTCGCTGGCCAACCCGCTTCCGGCCTGAAGCGCTTTTCAGCGCTTCAAAACTACTCGTACCCGGCGACGTCCGCTCGCCATCAGAGCATCCTTCGGGATTACTCCGCCTGGGCGGCCGAGCGCGGCCCTGGGCATGATGATG AAGGGTGGTCCAACTGGGACTACGAGGAGGCGAGAGCCAATGATATTCGGATCTATGGCGAGGAAGACTCTAGCGAGGGTCCTTCCGGCGAGCAGTCAGACTCTTATGAGTCTATTTACGCTTGCTCCTCGCCCGACCCCGGGGAAGTCTCTCCCTCGGGGGAACCCCAAGCTCTCCCCCAGCCGACGAGAgctcaccagcaccaccaagagTCAGCTGACTCttctcgtcttcttcctccccgcgCCGACCTCCAAGGCCGGGACGATTCACCGCTCGACCAATACATGCCGGTCGAGGCCCAAGCCGGCCCCTCTGCACCTCGGCGCACGGGCACCAAGAACCTCTTCGGAGATGGCGGTTGGCTGGCTGATACCAGCTCCTCCGCGCAGCAGACCCCAGCTCaaaagaagctggagaagatcACCGGTCCCAGGAGGAGCCCGACCAAGCCCAAGTCCCGCTTCCTTGGCGGCTTCATGAAGAAAGCTCGCGGGATCGTCGAATCACCCTCTCGCACCTTCGGCCCCCCGCTTCGCCGCTCGCCAGCTTCGATGCCACAGCCGCCTCGCAGTGGTGAAGaacctcccaccccgccACCCCACATCCCTCGCCAATCTCAGCTCGtcatctccctcaaccctcGCGAGCAATCCCTTATTTACTGTGAGCTCGACTTCGCCATCGCCGACGCTCTCAACGACTACATCATGTCGCAGTTCAACCTCGGCCGAGTTGATCATGCCACTATCAAGAAGACCGCCGACGAGTGGGCCAAGAAGGGTTTACCCAAAGTCAAGGGCTTCCGCTACGACGTCGACACCCAATTGTCCATCCTCCGCGCCCATATCGAGCAGTTCAAGTTCTACGGTCAGGCCGCCACGACCGTCCCGTCCATGCTCGGCATCATCGACACCATGAGGACCACGGCCCGCGAGATGCGTCTCCGCACTTACTGCGTTCCTGATGTGGTGATTAGCAAGTGGCTCTAG
- a CDS encoding hypothetical protein (EggNog:ENOG503P9TV), with amino-acid sequence MPRSYRSDSSPEREREDYYRPSRHRSVTPGPNTRGPSRPRDYSPSSRGGGRADEYYASGALQERHPHFEYEDHTPFYRPDPRDRDTLQIPRDGYRQSSRPRTTRTSTDDSLTTGTTYTGDTTTIIPRSSRGRSRSSSSSSSRSSSPDIHHRKRGPIRQAKKSLQETFTPSTSGLGVGVLGAIVGGLAAREAVEHLPPKSRSKSRSGSHSKSKHDKVAVLGTVLGAAIGGLGANAIERHIERKKGIEESWGRREGELARLEERVKEVEGGRDREYERGRRY; translated from the coding sequence atgCCACGATCTTACCGCTCCGACAGCTCCCCCGagcgagaaagagaagacTACTACCGCCCCTCCCGTCACCGCTCCGTCACCCCCGGCCCCAACACCCGCGGTCCTTCCCGTCCAAGAGATtactctccctcttcccgcGGAGGGGGCCGCGCAGACGAGTACTACGCCTCGGGCGCTTTGCAGGAGCGACACCCCCACTTTGAATACGAAGACCACACCCCCTTTTACCGCCCCGACCCACGCGATCGTGATACGTTGCAGATCCCGCGTGACGGCTATCGCCAGTCTTCTAGGCCGAGAACAACCCGCACCAGTACCGATGATAGTCTGACAACGGGAACGACGTATACAGGTgacacaaccaccatcatccctcGCTCTAGCCGTGGCCGTTCCAGATCGTCTAGCAGTTCCTCTTCGCGATCTTCATCACCAgacatccaccaccgcaaacGGGGTCCGATTCGGCAGGCGAAGAAATCGCTTCAGGAAACTTTTACTCCGTCTACTTCTggcttgggggtgggggttctAGGTGCTATTGTTGGTGGTCTGGCGGCACGAGAGGCGGTGGAGCATTTACCTCCGAAGTCGAGATCAAAGAGTAGATCTGGGAGTCACAGCAAGAGTAAGCATGACAAGGTTGCGGTTCTGGGCACGGTGCTAGGGGCGGcgattggggggttgggggcgaATGCGATTGAGAGGCATATTGAGAGGAAAAAGGGGATTGAGGAGAGTTGGGgacggagggagggggagttggctAGGTTGGAGGAAcgggtgaaggaggtggagggggggagggatagggagtatgagagggggaggaggtactga
- a CDS encoding hypothetical protein (COG:S; EggNog:ENOG503Q0C9) yields the protein MPTPVGPSPQPQRAGYRKSGFAYTPLGLDPAEVRLLTLEPSEDDTAPIVCRVDIFEFDPDLYGHFDALSYAWGTKDDEQFITVNENTQFKIRKNLWLALHRIRHKTEPKKFWIDAICIDQGNPVEKSEQVGKIGDIYKYCGRCFIWLGDFPKPADVTATTPSSPASALELLNLFAALSQPTTHLSDLPCFTPLTKGKRADIKDSYKPHFESFAALLDLEWWKRTWTIQELALPSEITLLFADQELPYLTLQNAVDGLTRHSTAKCCKTHRLALRGLGFDTIVTIEERISSMVTTRQQKLEAKTPITFTQLRRKFCGSQVSWKRDSFYGFLGIVTNKNFLRPDYTLSLRQALTEAVFACVKGESDGVELLMGERLFRPQDGYRRLHVPSWVADASFCTFPPKWALMERRRLAVYASFVDEGGEERARKVFVKYLKMTKNGILLTKSRRVGVIGRVGEVLVDQGRWLDVPRVLSSWMELAGVKREGWGEDPGTNDERTDAFWRTMINDSTEIDGDRLSYGRPTTASEGEEQSDYSRLRSLWDLVNPAPKSPGPKSPAPATEGTTPQPQTEVGVDPFNIQPIIDEWVPTWVPGWISDFASDFIRAMALASNQDAVHDLVVSHDSKMIYHLLACLWERRLFVTGNDDKIGLAPRDAQKGDEVHVIPGCPAPFILRRLDGPNVNTNWQLGDWESDALPQYMVVGNGFYHGFMGGDGGLGKGVAEEKIALH from the exons ATGCCCACCCCCGTCGGCCCatccccccagccccagcgGGCCGGCTACAGGAAATCCGGCTTCGCCTACACccccctcggcctcgacccAGCCGAAGTCCGTCTCCTCACCCTAGAGCCAAGCGAGGACGACACCGCTCCCATCGTCTGCAGGGTCGACATCTTCGAGTTTGACCCTGATCTATACGGCCACTTTGACGCTCTGTCGTATGCCTGGGGCACCAAAGACGACGAGCAGTTCATCACCGTGAATGAAAACACCCAGTTCAAGATCCGGAAGAACCTCTGGCTTGCCCTGCATCGGATCCGTCACAAGACCGAGCCGAAGAAGTTCTGGATTGACGCCATATGCATCGACCAGGGGAACCCAGTCGAGAAGAGTGAGCAGGTGGGCAAGATAGGGGATATTTACAAGTACTGCGGGAGGTGTTTCATCTG GCTAGGCGACTTCCCCAAACCAGCCGACGTGaccgccaccaccccttcatcccccgcctccgccctcgagctcctcaacctcttcgccgccctctcccaacccaccacccacctctccgacctcccctgcttcacccccctcaccaaagGCAAGCGCGCCGACATCAAAGACTCCTACAAACCCCACTTCGAATCCttcgccgccctcctcgacctGGAATGGTGGAAACGCACCTGGACGATCCAGGAgctcgccctcccctccgaaATCACCCTCCTATTCGCGGATCAAGAACTCCCTtacctcaccctccaaaacGCAGTCGACGGTCTAACCCGTCACTCGACGGCCAAATGCTGCAAAACCCACCGTTTAGCCCTGCGAGGTTTGGGGTTCGACACCATCGTCACGATCGAAGAACGTATCTCATCAATGGTTACCACCCGCCAGCAAAAGTTGGAAGCCAAAACCCCTATTACATTCACACAGCTCCGACGCAAGTTCTGCGGCTCGCAGGTGAGCTGGAAGAGGGACTCGTTTTACGGGTTTTTGGGCATCGTTACAAATAAGAATTTTCTCAGGCCGGATTACACCTTGTCGTTGAGGCAGGCGCTGACGGAGGCGGTGTTTGCGTGTGTGAAGGGGGAGAGTGACGGGGTGGAGTTGCTcatgggggagaggttgttcAGGCCGCAGGATGGTTACAGAAGGCTGCATGTCCCGAGCTGGGTGGCGGATGCGAGCTTTTGTACGTTCCCGCCCAAGTGGGCgttgatggagaggaggaggttggcggttTATGCGAgttttgttgatgaggggggggaggagagggcgaggaaggttTTTGTCAAGTATTTGAAGATGACGAAGAATGGGATACTGCTTACGAagtcgaggagggtgggggttATTGGGAGGGTCGGGGAGGTGCTGGTTGATCAGGGGCGGTGGTTGGACGTGCCGAGGGTGTTGAGCTCGTGGATGGAGTTGgcgggggtgaagagggaggggtggggggaggatcCGGGGACTAATGATGAGAGGACGGATGCGTTTTGGAGGACGATGATTAACGACTCGACCGAGATTGATGGGGATCGTCTATCGTATGGGCGTCCGACGACGGCttcggagggggaggagcaatCGGATTATTCGAGGTTGAGGTCGCTTTGGGATCTGGTTAATCCTGCTCCTAAGAGTCCTGGTCCCAAGAGTCCTGCTCCTGCCACGGAGGGCACCACCCCGCAGCCTCAGACAGAAGTTGGCGTCGATCCCTTCAACATCCAACCGATCATTGACGAATGGGTTCCCACCTGGGTTCCTGGATGGATCTCCGACTTTGCCTCTGACTTTATTCGCGCCATGGCCCTGGCCAGCAACCAAGATGCAGTCCATGATTTGGTTGTCTCCCACGACTCGAAGATGATCTACCACCTTCTTGCTTGCCTCTGGGAGCGAAGGTTGTTCGTCACGGGAAATGATGACAAGATTGGTCTGGCACCGAGGGATGCGCAGAAAGGCGACGAGGTGCATGTTATTCCAGGGTGCCCGGCGCCGTTCATTCTTCGGAGACTGGATGGCCCCAATGTGAATACGAACTGGCAGTTGGGCGATTGGGAGAGCGATGCGCTGCCGCAGTACATGGTGGTTGGGAATGGGTTCTACCATGGGTTtatgggtggtgatggtggactcggaaagggggtggcggaggagaagattgcTCTGCACTAG
- a CDS encoding hypothetical protein (EggNog:ENOG503NVNW; COG:C; COG:E), which yields MSWPLTVCGEVTWRLHPNSRGTPHGPTLCDVTCNGRWAELQLLLFSRCIHSFEFDGLNPLLLFQLKISKMSRLATLPRRLALLRPLRRTTCTARSYSTASEQRLDNRVKIVEVGPRDGLQNEKNIVPLATKIELIERLAKTGLQTIEAGSFVAPKWVPQMANSSEILSHILTTPPPSPHPLTYSFLAPNMKGLSNAFSILDANPSSFSTESNPSPSKPSLEMAVFASATETFSQKNLNASIAASLEAFRAVISAAKETPYNLRVRGYISVVLGCPFEGYDVSPHRVAEIATELLEMGVDEIALGDTTGMGTAPRTKDLLNCLRSAGIRNEDVAMHFHDTYGQALVNTAVALEHGIRTFDASVSGLGGCPYSPGATGNVATEDVVYFMESLGMDTGVDLDGVAEVGEWISKELGRGNGSTVGRAVLGRRKRKQE from the exons ATGTCTTGGCCGTTGACGGTTTGCGGGGAGGTCACGTGGCGGTTACACCCCAACAGCAGGGGTACACCGCATGGGCCGACGCTATGCGACGTCACTTGCAACGGCCGGTGGGCTGAGCTCCAGCTGTTGCTCTTCTCTCGATGCATTCACAGCTTCGAGTTTGATGGGTTGAACCCTCTTTTGCTTTTCCAACTCAAAATATCCAAAATGTCGAGACTGGCGACCCTCCCCCGACGACTGgctctcctccgccccctaAGGAGGACGACATGCACCGCCAGGAGCTACTCCACAGCATCCGAACAGCGCCTCGACAACCGCGTCAAGATCGTCGAAGTAGGGCCGCGCGATGGCCTCCAAAACGAAAAGAATATCGTGCCGCTGGCGACAAAGATTGAGCTGATTGAACGACTGGCAAAGACCGGGCTTCAGACAATCGAGGCGGGTTCGTTTGTCGCTCCGAAATGGGTGCCACAA ATGGCCAACTCCTCCGAAATCCTCTCccacatcctcaccaccccaccaccctccccccaccccctaaCCTACTCCTTCCTCGCTCCCAACATGAAAGGCCTCTCCaacgccttctccatcctcgacgcaaacccctcctctttctccacCGAATCCAACCCTTCACCATCAAAACCCTCCCTCGAAATGGCCGTCTTTGCCTCGGCAACCGAAACCTTTTCCCAAAAAAACCTCAACGCCTCCATCGCCGCCTCTCTTGAAGCTTTTAGGGCGGTCATCTCCGCCGCCAAGGAAACACCCTACAATCTCCGCGTCCGCGGCTACATCTCCGTCGTCCTCGGCTGCCCCTTTGAGGGCTACGACGTCTCGCCCCACCGCGTTGCTGAGATTGCTACCGAGCTGCTCGAGATGGGAGTGGACGAAATCGCGCTGGGTGATACGACAGGCATGGGCACTGCGCCCAGAACAAAGGACCTGTTGAATTGTCTGAGGAGCGCGGGGATAAGGAATGAGGATGTGGCGATGCACTTTCATGATACGTACGGGCAGGCGCTGGTGAACACGGCTGTGGCGTTGGAGCATGGGATCAGGACGTTCGATGCTAGTGTtagtgggttggggggttgccCGTACAGCCCCGGTGCTACCGGGAACGTGGCGACGGAGGATGTGGTGTATTTTATGGAGAGTTTGGGGATGGATACGGGGGTTGATTTGGATGGGGTGGCCGAGGTGGGGGAGTGGATTAGCAaggagttggggagggggaatggGAGTACCGTTGGGAGGGCGGTTTTGgggcggaggaagaggaagcaggagtga
- the DYS1 gene encoding Deoxyhypusine synthase (COG:O; EggNog:ENOG503NTXI; BUSCO:EOG09263H5H) yields the protein MDSNLPPTAATEAVLVQSVDMPSDAQKVEELDFNAFKGRPITVDDLLQGMKHMGFQASSMCEAVRIINDMRTWSDPSDPSAKTTIFLGYTSNLISSGLRGTLRYLAQHSHISAIVTTAGGVEEDFIKCLGDTYLSSFAAEGSSLRKQGLNRIGNLVVPNKNYCLFEDWVVPILDRMLEEQEASKGTEDEINWTPSKIIHRLGKEINDERSVYYWAYKNNIPVFCPALTDGSLGDMLYFHTFKASPKQLRVDIVEDIRKINTIAVRAKRAGMIILGGGIVKHHIANACLMRNGAESAVYVNTAQEFDGSDAGARPDEAVSWGKIKIGADAVKVYMEATAAFPFIVANTFAKED from the exons ATGGACAGCAACCTGCCCCCAACCGCAGCCACCGAGGCCGTCCTCGTCCAATCAGTCGACATGCCCTCAGACGCCCAAAAAGTAGAAGAGCTCGACTTCAACGCCTTCAAAGGCCGGCCCATCACCGTCGACGACCTCCTCCAGGGCATGAAGCACATGGGCTTCCAAGCCTCCTCCATGTGCGAAGCCGTCCGGATAATCAACGACATGCGCACCTGGTCAGACCCCTCCGACCCCTCagccaaaaccaccatcttcctcggctacacctccaacctcatCTCCTCAGGCCTCCGCGGCACCCTCCGCTACCTAGCCCAGCACTCCCACATCTCCGCCAtcgtcaccaccgccggcggcgTCGAGGAGGACTTTATCAAGTGCCTCGGCGACACctacctctcctccttcgccgCCGAGGGCTCCTCCCTCCGCAAGCAAGGGCTCAACCGCATCGGGAACCTCGTCGTCCCCAACAAGAACTACTGCCTGTTTGAAGATTGGGTCGTGCCCATCCTGGACAGGATGctcgaggagcaggaggccTCCAAGGGTACCGAAGACGAGATCAACTGGACGCCCTCCAAGATTATCCACCGGTTGGGCAAGGAGATCAACGATGAGAGGAGCGTCTATTACTGGGCGTACAAGAACAACATCCCTGTTTTCTGCCCGGCGCTGACGGATGGGAGTTTGGGGGATATGCTGTATTTCCACACGTTCAAGGCGTCGCCGAAGCAGTTGAGGGTGGATATCGTCGAAGATATCAGAAAGATCAACACCATTGCTGTGAGGGCCAAGAGGGCAGGCATGATTATTTTGGGAGGCGGGATTGTGAAGCACCACATAGCCAATGCGTGCTTGATGAGAAACGGGGCCGAGTCGGCCGTGTATGTCAACACGGCTCAGGAGTTTGACGGCAGTGACGCCGGTGCGAGACCAGATGAGGCGGTCAGCTGGGGAAAGATCAAGATCGGTGCTGATGCAGTCAAG GTCTACATGGAAGCCACAGCCGCCTTCCCCTTCATCGTAGCCAACACCTTTGCAAAAGAAGACTAG